From the Micromonospora echinospora genome, the window TCCCGCCCGTTGATCGGGCGAGTCCCGCCGATGCTAACCAGCGGCGCGGTCCCCGGTAAGTTGCCACCATGACCGACGTGACCTCCGACGTGACCGCGACCCAGCCGCGTCGTTCCCCGCTGCACGAGCGGCACACCGCCGCGGGCGCGAAGTTCGCCCCCTTCGGGGGCTGGGAGATGCCCCTGGAGTACGCCGGCGGCGGCGTGCTCAAGGAGCACACCGCGGTCCGGGAGGCCGTCGGGGTCTTCGACGTGTCGCACCTCGGCAAGGTGCGGGTGACCGGCCCCGGCGCGGCCGGGTTCGTCAACTCCTGCCTCAGCAACGACCTGGACCGGATCGGCCCCGGCCGGGCGCAGTACACCCTGTGCTGCGACGACGCGACCGGCGGCGTGGTCGACGACATCATCGCCTACCTGCACGACGACGAGCACGTCTTCCTCATCCCGAACGCCGCGAACACCGCCGAGGTGACGCGCCGGCTGCGCGCCGCCGCACCGCCGTCGGTCACGGTCACCGACGAGCACGAGGCGTACGCCGTGCTGGCCGTGCAGGGCCCACGGTCGGCGGAACTGCTGGACGCCCTCGGCCTGCCCACCGGGCACGACTACATGAGCTTCTCCACCGCCACGCTCGACGGGGTGGAGCTGACGGTCTGCCGTACCGGCTACACCGGCGAGCTCGGCTACGAACTGGTGGTGCCCGCCGCGCACGCGGTCGCCGTCTGGGACGCCCTGTTCGCCGCCGGGACGGAGTTCGGGCTGCGCGCCTGCGGCCTGGCCGCCCGGGACACCCTGCGCACCGAGATGGGGTACCCCCTGCACGGGCAGGACCTGTCGCTGGACATCACCCCGGTGCAGGCGCGGTGCGGCTGGGCGGTCGGCTGGACCAAGCCGGCCTTCTGGGGGCGGGACGCGTTGCTGGCCGAGAAGGCCGCCGGCCCCCGTCGTACCCTGCGGGGTCTGGTGGCGGTCGACCGGGCGATCCCCCGTGCCGGCATGGCCGCGCACGTCGGCGACGCCACGGTCGGCACGGTCACCAGCGGAACCTTCTCGCCCACCCTCAAGCAGGGCATCGCCCTGGCCCTGCTCGACACGGCGGTGAACCTGGCCGACGGCGACGAGGTGGAGATCGACGTCCGGGGCCGCCGCGCCCGGATGCGTGTCACTCGGCCCCCCTTCGTCGACCCTTCGGTCCGCTAGCGCCGGTTGATTGGCGAGGAATTCGCCGACATCAAAGCGGTCTGCATCGGATGTGGCTGGATCGGGTTCCTGGGCTTCGGGGCCACCGGCTAGCCCGACGGGGAACGCCGCTGGCGGTGGCGGGATCCGGATCGGGTGGGAGAGCGGGCCGGAGCGGTCACTGGCTGCTCCAGCGCTGGTGGTACCACGAAGCCGGCCTGCCGTCCGCCCGGGTGGGCCGGTCGTCGTCGCGGGCGGTCGGTTCGGTCGTGCCGTGGAAGGTGGCACCGGCGAAATGCGCGATGGCATGGAGAATCTCGCCGCGCGAATGTGGAAAGTGCCGGATGTCGGCAATGGCGAAGCCGCCCAGCGCCGCCGAGCGGGCGAGTTCGTGTGGCTTCTCCGTCTCGGGGTAGTCCCGCATGAACGTTACCGCCAGGACGTGCCCCGCGACGAACACCCGGTCCAGGTGGTGCCACATGATCAGCCTGTCCCCGGTCGCGGTCCGGATACTCAGGCCCCGCCGCGAGAGGGTGACGGTACGTGGCCGCATGGCCAACGCCAGGTGCCCGCTCAGGCAGTCGAACAGTCGGACGGCGGCGAGCAACGCGACCGCCACGAACGCGCTCACGACCGCCAGCGCGCCGAGAGCGGAATCGCCGGGCCCGTCCATCCGCCCTGTCTCGACCGGGCCGACAAAGAGCGCCAGGGCCGCCGGCACCCCCCACCACATGTGCGATCTGTTCGTGAGGGCGCCGATCAACAGCCCGACGGCTGTCGCCCAGATCGTCAGTACGAGGGGTGCCAGGGAACGGCCCCTCGCTCGGACGCCCATCCCGGCGAGCCTGTCGTCAAGGATGCCCAACGCCACGACGATCGCGAGGCTGGCCGCCGCGAAGACGAGAGGTCCCCACTTGATGCGCGCGTCGCGGCGGAATCCGCGTCTCCAGTCGGCGAGGGCGCTGGACGCGAGCATGATCACGAGGACCGCGCCGACCACGTCCCGCACCGGACCGCCGAGCCGGCCGTCCTGCCACCAGGCGAGCGGGTTGCGGTCCCTGACGGTGCCCCATACCCCCAGCAGAAAGCCGCCGAGAGCGAGGGCGAGAACCGCCTGGCCGAATCGACGCCACGGGGTGGCCAGCAGTCTCCAGTGCAGCGGGTGGAGCAGGGTCTGTGGTCGGCGGAGAGTGTCGATCACTGGCTGCGGCGCGGCGTGAGCAGTCTGGACCGCTGGCACGGCGGTGGTGGGCGGCCCGGAGGGCGGGTCGGTACCCGGTGGCGCGCCGGAACCCTCGACCGCGCGGCCGGGGCGCAGGACGAGGTCGGCCGCGAAGTCGGTGTTGCGGCAGGTCGGCCGGGGCAGACCACGGCTACGCAGCTCGATGTGCAGGTGCTTGTACATCCCGTCGAGGGTCAGGTCACCGTCGGCCGGGTCGCCGTCGCGTGCCGGGGGCCCGTCGCGTAGCAGGTCCAGCAGCACTCCGGTGAAGGCCGTGTGGTCGGCGCCACCCGGGGCGATCGCCCATGCGGTGGCGGCGGTCGCGGCGAGCGTGTAGGTGCCCTCGATCTGGGTGTGGTCGGCGACCACGGTTCCGGCGTCGGTGGGGGACATCGCGTTCAGGGAGCGCCCCGCGTAGCAGCAGTCGAGGATGACCACCCGGGTGCGGGCCGGGCTGTCGCGTACCGCCTCGTTGATCCAGGAGTAGGGGATCGCGGTGAACTTCAGACGGTCGGGACGGGAGTCCGTGCCGGGCAGGGCGAGGAACAGCTCACCGTTGTCGTCGAGGAGCCCGTGGCCGGCGTAGTAGACCAGCAGCAGGTCCTCGGCCTCGCGGCACCGGTCGGCGAGGGTGACCCCCGCCTGGTCGGGATGGGGAAGGTCGAGAAGTTGCAGGCATCGATCGGCGGCGACCAGGTCGACCGGGGGCGCCGTGAGCAACCGCGCCAGCTCGGTGACGTTGGCGCGTACCGCGGGCAGGCTCTGCAGCGCGTGCGGCCCGCCCCCGTCGTGGGTCGCCGTGCCGATCAGGACCGCCACCGACCGGCTCGGTTCCGGGCGCTTCACCGCTGTTCCGTGCCGGCCGGGGGCTGGCTCTGCTCCAACGCGCGTACGGTGTTCTCGACGAGCGTGGCCACCTGTGTCAGGTCCCGGACCTGGCGCACCTCCAGCTCCACCGACTGCCCGTCCGCGCCGGTGATCCGCACCGTGACGTCCTCGCCGCGCCGGCTCAACCAACCGGCGATCGCCTGCACCAGGACCGCGAGGGCGCCCCCGCCCCCGACCGCCACCACCAGCACGTCCGTCACGCCCGTCATCGATCCGGCGGGCACCGACGGGTCAGGGGCGACCGCCCAGGTGACCCGCCCCCGCAGCTGGTCCGTCAGGCGCAGCCAGGACGCCAGGGACCGCCGGCCGTCGGCGGAGGGATGGTCCGGATACACCACCAGGGTGACCGTCTCCAGCGGAACTGACACTTCTTCCTCCCGCCCGGCCGATACGCCACACCTTCCATAGTGGCCTATCCCACCCGCCTTGCTGGCAGTCCGATTCGCGACATCGATCGGGCCGGGGGCGGGGCCGGAGGGTTCGCCGGTCAGGGGTGGGGGCGGTCGCCGGAGTCGAGGACCGCCTGGGTCCAGCCGCCCTCGAGGACGCCGGTGGGGCCGAGCAGCGCCCAGTCGACGACGTCCGTCGCCTCCACCACGACCGGGGCGCCGATGCGGACCTCCGGGTCGTTGGTGGCGTCGCTGGCGCTGGTGCCGGCGAGCCGCTCCGGGGTCTCCCAGGAGGTCACCGCCGCCCAGACGAACTCCGGACCGTCGTCACCCGGCAGGCCGTACTTCACCACGAGCTGCGTCTCGGCGGGCAGCGCCCCGGCCAGGAACCGGGCCCGGACGTCCGGCAGTCCGGCCCGGGCGGTGGCCACCGCCTTCGACATGGCGTCGCCCCGGCGGGCGTACCGCACGTCGGGTTGGATGCCGGAGAAGAGCGTGGCGCACGCCGAGGCGAAGTAGCGCCCGGGCGGTCCGGGGTTGCCGGCCGGCGGGTGCAGGCTGAGGAACGAGTCCGCCTCCGGATCCGTCGCCGGGTCCAGTTCCAGCCGCAGCAGCACCGGCGCGGTCGCGCCGTGCTGTTCCGGGTTGCCGTACGCCACCGCGATGTCGTGCCCGGTCACCGTGGTGAGCACCGGCAGTTGGACGAACGCCGGCACCTCCTCGCCGGTCAGCCCGTCGGTCCAGGTCCGCAGCAGCCGGCGGGCCACCCCGGTCAGCACCGCCCCCCAGGCGCGGGTCAGGTGGTCCGGCACGCCCTGGGTCTGCAACTCCAGCAGCCCGAACCGGCGCAGCCCCTTGGTGGTGAACCAGAGTCCGTCGGCGTCGGAGGAGTACGGCACCAGCACCCAGTCGACCAGGCGGATCCGGCCCTGCTCGTCGGGGAGCGACCGCAGCGCGGTCGCCGGGTCGAGGAACTGCAACCCGAAGACGTCCACCACGTCCCCGTCGACGGTCTCGGCGACGGCGGCGGCCACCGCCCGGGCCGCCCACTCGTGGGCCGGCGGCCACCCCGGCCGGTACTCGGCCCGGACCACCACCACGTGCGTCGCCTGGGCCAGCCGCGCCAACTGCTCGCGGGTCGCGCCGAACGCGGTCAGCAGGTCCGGCGGGAGCGCGGGAAACTCGTCGATCGGCCGGGTGTCCACGCTCATCAACGGGCTCGCCAGCATCTGCCGGGCCAGCCCGTACACCGGTTCGGCCAGCCGCCCGGCCAGCGCCGTCACCGCCGTCCGGGTGGCCACCCTCGGCAGGCCGCGCATCGGCGCCAGGTAGGTCGCGGTCAGTGTCTCCGGGACCGGAACGGGCAGGAAGTCGTCCGTGATGAGCAATTCGTCCCCCATCGCCGCGCCGGGTGCTGTCGGGGAAGAACGCTACCCGGCATGGTGAGTCGTCCTCAGCCGGACAGCACGACTCCCAGGTAGACCAGGGTCGTGGCGACCTCCACGCTCGCGCCGAGCACGTCGCCGGTGATCCCGCCGAGCCGGCGTACCAGATGGCGCAGGAGCAGCAGCACGGCGCCGAGCGCGACGGCGACGGCGAGTGGCCCCTGCCACGGGCGACCCGGCACCGCCGCGAGCGCCGGCAGCGCGACGGCGACCGCCCCGGCGGCCACCGCGACCGGCCCGACCGTGCCGGCCACCAGCGCGCCGAGCCCCTCCGGGCGGGCCGCCGGGATCCCACGCCGGCAGGCCAGGGTGACGCCGAACCGGCCGGCGGCGGTCGCGGTGACCACCGCCGCGAGCGCCGCCGGCCACGACCGGGCGGCCAGCTCCGCGAGCACCGCGCTCTGCGCCAGCAGGACGAGCACCAGCGCGGCCACCCCGAACGGCCCCACGTCCGGCTTCTTCATGATCTCCAACGCGGCGGAACCCCGTCGGTACGAGCCGAGCGCGTCGACCGTGTCGGCCAGCCCGTCCAGGTGCAGCCCCCGGGTGAGCAGCGCGCCGGCGCCGACCGTCACCACGGCGGCGACCAGCGGCGGGGCCACCACGGCCAGGCCGAGCAGCACCCCGCCCAGGACCACCCCGAGCACGGCCCCGACCAGCGGCGCGACCGCCATCGCCGTGCCGGCGGCGGCCCGGTCCACCCGACCGGCACGCACCGGCGCGGTGGTGAACGTGGTGACCGCCAGCCGCAGGCCGGCCCCGAGCCGGGACTCAGCCGGCACGGCCGACACCGGGTGCGACCCGCGCCCCGCCCGGCCGGCCCGGCGGCGGCCCGGCCGGTGTCACGCCGTGCCGGTGGCACCGCGAACGACCGGCGGGGCGGGGCGGCGGCGGAGTGCCGGTCGGTCGGGCCGGTGGCGGCGCACCGGCCGGACGGGTCGGTGCCGGCGTGCCGGGCGGGCGGGTCGGCGGCTCAGCCGGCATGCCGGTCGGGAGCGTCCGTCCGCTCCTCGTCGTCCGAGCCGGTGGTGGCCGGTCCCGGGCCGGCCGGCTCCGGCTCGGCGAACTCGGGCGACTCCTCGTCGGCCGGTTCACCTGCGGGGCCGGCGTCGCCCTCCCGGGCGGGGAGCGCGGCGGACAGCGCCAGCACCGAGCGCAGCAGCGGCAGCGCGGCCAGGGCGTTCGCGCCCTCCCCGAGGTCGAGCCGCAGGTCGAGCAGGGGGGAGAGGCCGAGCACGTCGGCGGCGAGCCGGACGGCGGGGTGCCCGCCGTGGTCGGGCAGCAGGCACCAGTGTCGGGCCTGCCCGGCCAGGTCACGGCTGACCATGCCGGCCGCCACGCCCACCGGACCGTCCAGCAGCACCGGCAGACGGCGGGCGGTCGCGCCGAGCAGGATCCCGGTGGCCACCGCGATGTCACCGCCGCCCAGCTCGGTCAGGACCGTCTTCGCGTCGCGGGACGCGTGGCGGGTCCGGTGCAGGGCGTCGCGGACCGCCGCGCAGCGGATCATCCACGCGGTGTCGTCGACCGTGCCGTCGCGGACCACCCGGCCGAGCACAGCCGGCGGTTCCGCCCCGGCCGTGGCGGCCAGCACCGCCGCCGCAGCGGCCTCGGTGCCGGCGCCGCAGGCGGCCAGCACCAGCAGGTGTACGCCCGCGTCGGCGGCCTCCTCGGCGAGACGCCAGCCGTGCCGCAGCGCCGACTCGACCGCCTCGGCGGTCAGCGCCGCCCCGACCTCCATCGGCGCGGCCGTGGGGGCGTCCACCACCTGGAGGGTCGCGCCGTTCTCGGCGGCGAGGCGGGCCAGCACCCCGACGCCAGCGCGTGCCTGCGCGGCCCGGCGGGCCGACTCGCCGGCGGTCGACCCGGCGGAGGCCCCACCCTCGTGGTCGCCGTGCAGCAGCAGGACACGCACCGGCCCCCACGGCTGCGGGGTGGGCGTGCCCTGGGTGGCGGCGGCGAAGCCGACCACCCGCTCCAGGACGCCGAGGCCCGCCCCCGGCACGTCCCGGGTGGCGAGGCGTTCCACGGCCTGCGGGCCGGCGTACTCGTCGGGCAGGGGCAGTTCCATGCCGCTCTGGATGACCAGGCCGGTGGCGACCATCGGCAGGGTCATGGTCGGCGCGGCCCACCCGGCGCCGTCCGCCGGCTGCGCCGCGGGCGGGACAGCCGGGGTGAGCACCTCGGGCAGGACGGCTTCCGCCACCGGAGCACCGGCGCCCGGGGCGACGGTGGTGGCCGGGGTGTCCGGTTCCGACGGGCCAGCCTGCGCCGGGATGCCCGCCCGGTGCCCGTTCGGCGCGGCCGGGTCCACCGGGGCCGGATCGACCGGGGACGGGACGGACGGCGACCCGGCGGCGTCGGACGACGGGGCGTCGGACCGTTTCAGCCAGCAGGCCTGCCCGGCCACCACCAGCGCCACCGCGTCGCAGGCGTCGGCGACGGCCCGGTTGGCCGACCCGAGCGCGTCGGCGAAGGCCCGCCCGAGCGGGGTGGTCGGCACCAGCGACAGCCCCACCTCCGGGCTCACCAGCACCAGACGCGCCGGGCAGGCCCGGACCGCCTCGGCCAGCTCGGCGATGGTGACCGTGTCGTCGGCCGGCTGGTGGGCCGGGTCGAGCAGCACGGTCACCCAGCCGCCGAGGTCGTCCACGAGCAGCGTCTCGTGCGGCTGCGCCGAGGCGAGCACGTCGGCCAGCCGGCGCGGATCGTCACCGGTCTCCTCGGTGGTCCAGGTCTCCGGGCGACGGTTGCGATGCGCCGCCAACCGGGCCGCCCACTCGGCGTCGTCGGGGTCCCCGCCGGTCGCGGTCGCCACGTAGCGGACCGTGACCGCGTCGGCCACCAGCGCTTCGGCGAACTCGGACTTGCCGGACCGGATACCGCCGAGCACCAGGACCGTGTTGCAGCCGTCTACGGACATGCCCGTACCTTAGGCCACCGTTCGCGTTCCGACCCCGCAGGTGCGACGTACCTCAACGGTCGGGGTAGAGGGCGGCCACGTCGGCGGCGTACCGCTCGCGCACCACGTCCCGCCGGACCTTGAGGGTGGGGGTGAGTTCCCCGGCGGCCTCGGTGAGATCCCCGGGCAGGATCCGGAAGGTCTTCACCGCCTCCGCGTGCGAGACGGACCGGTTGGCGAGGTCGACCGCGGTCTGGATCTCCCGGCGCAGCGCGGGGTCCTCGCGCAGCTCGGCCACCGAGGCGCCCGGCCGTCCGTGCGCGTCCCGCCACCGGGCGAACCGGCGCGGGTCGACGGTGACCAGCGCGGCCACGTACGGCCGGCCGTCACCGACCAGCATGCACTGGCTGACCAGGGGATGCGCGCGGATGCGGGCCTCGATCGGCGCGGGCGCCACGTTCTTGCCGGACGCGGTGACGATGAGCTCCTTCTTCCGCCCGGTGATCCGCAGGTAGCCGTCGGCGTCGACGCTGCCGAGGTCACCGGTGCGCAGCCACCCGTCGGCGGTGAACGCCTCCCGGGTGGCCTCCGGGTTGTTCCAGTACCCCCGGAACACCACGTCGCCCCGGACGAGGACCTCACCGTCACCGGCGATCGCCAGTCGCACGCCGGGCAGGGGGCGGCCGACCGTGCCGATCCGTAGCGCCGAGGGACGGTTCACCGCCAGCGCGGGCGAGGTCTCGGTCAGCCCGTACCCCTCCAGCAGGAGGATCCCGGCCCCCCGGAAGAAGTGCGTCATCCGCTCGCCCACCGGCGCGCCGCCGACGATGGCCACCCGGCACCGGCCGCCCAGCACCCGCCGCACCCGTCGGTACGCGGCCACGTCGCACAGCAGGCGGGCCAGGCGCAGCGCGGCCCCCGGCCCGGCGGGGGTGTCCAGACGCCGGCTGTACGCGACCGCCACCCGGTACGCGGCCTCGGTCGCCCAGCCCCGGAGCGCGATCCCGGCCCGCCGCCGCCCGCCGGGGCGCTGCCGGATCCGGTCGTGCAGCTTCTCGAACACCCTCGGCACGGCCAGCACGAACGTGGGACGGAACCGCTGGAGCTGGTCGACCAGGCCGGACGGGTCGGCGACGTGCACCAGGGTCGCGCGGGTCCGTACCGCCCCGACCTGCACCAACCGGGCGAACGCGTGCGCCAGGGGCAGGAACAGCACCGTGGACGCCTCCGCGCGGAACAGCTCCGGCAGGACGGCGGTCGCGTTGCCCACGTCGAGCAGGATGTTGCGGTGCGTCAGCACGCAGCCCTTGGGGCGGCCGGTGGTGCCACTGGTGTAGACGATCGTGGCGATGTCGTCGCCGCCCACCGCGCACCGCCGGGCGGCCACGGTCTCCGGGTCGACGATGTGTCCCCGCTCCACCAGGTCCACCAGGGCGCCGGCGTCGATCTGCCAGACGAGCCGCAGCGCCGGAAGGTCGGGCCGCAGACCGGCCAGCGTCCGGGCGTGACCGGCGGTCTCCACCACACACGCCACCGCCCCCGCGTCGGCGAGGATCCAGGCCACCTGGTCCGGGCTCGACGTGTCGTACACCGGCACCGGCACCGCGCCGATCGACCAGAGGGCGTAGTCGGCCAGGGTCCACTCGTACCGGGTCCGGCTCATCAGCCCCACCCGGTCCCCGGCCGCCACGCCGGCCGCCACGAACCCCCGGGCCAGGGCGACCACCTCGTCGCGGAACTGCCGGCAGGTCACCGGCGCGACGCCGTCGGCCACCCGCTGCGGGGACGGCCAGGCCCGGTGGTCCGGGTCCGGACGGAGGAACAGCACCGCCTCCGGGTCCCGGCGGGCGTTCTCCCACACCATGCCGGCCACGCCGCCGACCCCGACGCCGGTGACCACCGGCGCCACCGCCACGTCCCGCACCACCGCACCTCCAGCGCCACCCGAGGAGTTCCGGCCGATCATGTCTCGGCACAGGGCGGTGCCGGCGGGGAACGCGTGAACCGCCGCGCCGCGCCGCCCGGGGTGCTAGGCGTCGCCAGCGGCGACGGCCGTCCATGTCCCGCAGCCGGTACGCCGACTAGGCTGGCAACGGCCGTCTTGGGCGGGACGCATCAGCGAGGGGAGACACGGCATGCCGTGGAGCTGGCGGTACGAGGGCGCGAACGGCGAGTCGGTGGACGGGCCCACCGAGTCGTTCAGCAGCCAGGCGGACGCCGAGTCCTGGATCGGGCAGACCTGGCGGCAGCTCGCCTCGTCCGGGGTCACCGCGGTCGACCTGGTCGAGGACGACCGGGTCGAGTACCGGATGAGCCTCGCGCCCGTCGCCGAGTGACCGGGTACGACCGCCCGGGCGGCGGCGAGCGGCTGGTGCTCGGCGTGCCCCGGGCGGCGTTCCGGCCCAGCCCGGTCTTCCTGGCCCTGGTCGCGCTCTTCGTCACCAGCGCCGTCCTCACCTGGCACCGGGTCGGCAACGTCCGGCTGGACGTGTTCCTCTTCGTCGTCTCCGGCTGGCTGGTCTCGCTCTGCCTGCACGAGTACGCCCACGCGATCGTGGCCTTCCGGGCCGGCGACCGGAGCGTGGCGCACCGGGGCTACCTGACGCTCAACCCGCTGAAGTACAGTCACCCGCTGCTGTCGATCGTGCTGCCGGTGGTGGTGGTGCTGCTCGGCGGCATCGGGCTGCCCGGCGGCGCGGTCTGGGTGGACCGGCACCGGATCCCCGGCCGGCTGCGGCACACGCTGGTCAGCCTCGCCGGCCCGGCCACCAACGTGGTGTTCACCCTGGTGCTGATCGTGGCCCTGCGACTGACCGGTCCCGCCCCGCTGGAGTTCCTCGCCGCCCTGGCGCTGCTGGCCTTCCTCCAGCTCACCGCGAGCGCGCTCAACCTGCTCCCGGTGCCGGGCCTGGACGGCGGCAACATGATCCAGCCGTGGCTCAACCCGCAGTGGCGACGGATGTACGACCTGTTCGCGCCGTACGGGTTCATCCTGCTCTTCGCGCTGCTGTGGAACCCGCGTATCGCCGGGTGGTTCTTCGGCGCGGTCTTCGCCGTCGGCGACGTCCTCGGCCTGCCCGCGCCGCTGTACGCACACGGGCTCGACCTGATCCGCTTCTGGCAGTCCTGACCCCGCCGGTCCCGGTTCCGCCGGCCGGTCCACGTTCCAGGTTCCGGCGATTCGCCGGCTGGCCGGTCCGGGCCGTCGGTCGACCACGACGACGGTCCGGACCGGTCCCGGCGGTCAGGGCCGCTTGGCGGGGCTCTCCGTCTTGGCCGGGTCCCGCTCGCTGATCGGGCCGACGATCTCGTCGATCGCCTTGAGCAGGTCCGCGTCCAGTTTGACGCCGCTCGCCTTGACGTTGTCGTGCACCTGCTCCGGACGGGAGGCGCCGATGATGGCGGAGGAGACGTTCGGGTTCTGGAGCACCCAGGCGATGGCGAGCTGGGCCATGCTCAGCCCGGCCTGCTCGGCGAGCGGCTTGAGCCGCTGCACGGCGGTGAGCACCTCGTCGGTGAGGAACTTCGCCACGAACGCCGCGCCGGACTTCTCGTCGGTCGCCCGGGAACCAGCCGGCGGCGGCTGCCCCGGCAGGTACTTGCCGGAGAGGACGCCCTGCGCCATCGGCGACCAGACGATCTGGCCGACGCCCAGCTCCTCGCTGGTGGGGACCACCTCGGCCTCGATGACCCGCCACAGCATCGAGTACTGCGGCTGGTTGGAGACCAGCGGGATGCGCAGCTCACGGGCGAGCTGGTGGGCCTCGCGGATCTGCGACGCCTTCCACTCCGAGACGCCGATGTAGTGCGCCTTGCCGGCACGCACGATGTCGGCGAACGCCTCCATCGTCTCCTCCAGCGGGGTGCTGTAGTCGTACCGGTGGGCCTGGTAGAGGTCCACATAGTCGGTGCCCAGCCGACGCAGCGAGCCGTTGATCGACTCCATGATGTGCTTACGGGACAGTCCCCGGTCGTTGCGCCCCGGACCCGTCGGCCAGAAGACCTTCGTGAAGATCTCCAGCCCCTCGCGGCGCTCGCCGCGCAGAGCCCGCCCGAGGACCTCCTCGGCCCGGGTGGCGGCGTACACGTCGGCGGTGTCGAAGGTGGTGATGCCGACGTCGAGAGCGGCCCGGACGCAGGCCAGGGCGGCGTCCTCCTCGACCTGCGATCCGTGGGTGATCCAGTTGCCGTACGAGATTTCGCTGACCATCAGGCCCGAACGGCCCAGGTGACGGAATTTCATGCCCCGACCCTAGCCCGGATCCGGCCCTCGCCAGGAGGACGCCCCGGCGTGCCGGCGCCCGTCAGAGCAGCG encodes:
- the gcvT gene encoding glycine cleavage system aminomethyltransferase GcvT, which encodes MTDVTSDVTATQPRRSPLHERHTAAGAKFAPFGGWEMPLEYAGGGVLKEHTAVREAVGVFDVSHLGKVRVTGPGAAGFVNSCLSNDLDRIGPGRAQYTLCCDDATGGVVDDIIAYLHDDEHVFLIPNAANTAEVTRRLRAAAPPSVTVTDEHEAYAVLAVQGPRSAELLDALGLPTGHDYMSFSTATLDGVELTVCRTGYTGELGYELVVPAAHAVAVWDALFAAGTEFGLRACGLAARDTLRTEMGYPLHGQDLSLDITPVQARCGWAVGWTKPAFWGRDALLAEKAAGPRRTLRGLVAVDRAIPRAGMAAHVGDATVGTVTSGTFSPTLKQGIALALLDTAVNLADGDEVEIDVRGRRARMRVTRPPFVDPSVR
- a CDS encoding caspase family protein, whose protein sequence is MKRPEPSRSVAVLIGTATHDGGGPHALQSLPAVRANVTELARLLTAPPVDLVAADRCLQLLDLPHPDQAGVTLADRCREAEDLLLVYYAGHGLLDDNGELFLALPGTDSRPDRLKFTAIPYSWINEAVRDSPARTRVVILDCCYAGRSLNAMSPTDAGTVVADHTQIEGTYTLAATAATAWAIAPGGADHTAFTGVLLDLLRDGPPARDGDPADGDLTLDGMYKHLHIELRSRGLPRPTCRNTDFAADLVLRPGRAVEGSGAPPGTDPPSGPPTTAVPAVQTAHAAPQPVIDTLRRPQTLLHPLHWRLLATPWRRFGQAVLALALGGFLLGVWGTVRDRNPLAWWQDGRLGGPVRDVVGAVLVIMLASSALADWRRGFRRDARIKWGPLVFAAASLAIVVALGILDDRLAGMGVRARGRSLAPLVLTIWATAVGLLIGALTNRSHMWWGVPAALALFVGPVETGRMDGPGDSALGALAVVSAFVAVALLAAVRLFDCLSGHLALAMRPRTVTLSRRGLSIRTATGDRLIMWHHLDRVFVAGHVLAVTFMRDYPETEKPHELARSAALGGFAIADIRHFPHSRGEILHAIAHFAGATFHGTTEPTARDDDRPTRADGRPASWYHQRWSSQ
- a CDS encoding effector-associated constant component EACC1 — protein: MSVPLETVTLVVYPDHPSADGRRSLASWLRLTDQLRGRVTWAVAPDPSVPAGSMTGVTDVLVVAVGGGGALAVLVQAIAGWLSRRGEDVTVRITGADGQSVELEVRQVRDLTQVATLVENTVRALEQSQPPAGTEQR
- a CDS encoding DUF2314 domain-containing protein, with protein sequence MLITDDFLPVPVPETLTATYLAPMRGLPRVATRTAVTALAGRLAEPVYGLARQMLASPLMSVDTRPIDEFPALPPDLLTAFGATREQLARLAQATHVVVVRAEYRPGWPPAHEWAARAVAAAVAETVDGDVVDVFGLQFLDPATALRSLPDEQGRIRLVDWVLVPYSSDADGLWFTTKGLRRFGLLELQTQGVPDHLTRAWGAVLTGVARRLLRTWTDGLTGEEVPAFVQLPVLTTVTGHDIAVAYGNPEQHGATAPVLLRLELDPATDPEADSFLSLHPPAGNPGPPGRYFASACATLFSGIQPDVRYARRGDAMSKAVATARAGLPDVRARFLAGALPAETQLVVKYGLPGDDGPEFVWAAVTSWETPERLAGTSASDATNDPEVRIGAPVVVEATDVVDWALLGPTGVLEGGWTQAVLDSGDRPHP
- the cobS gene encoding adenosylcobinamide-GDP ribazoletransferase codes for the protein MPAESRLGAGLRLAVTTFTTAPVRAGRVDRAAAGTAMAVAPLVGAVLGVVLGGVLLGLAVVAPPLVAAVVTVGAGALLTRGLHLDGLADTVDALGSYRRGSAALEIMKKPDVGPFGVAALVLVLLAQSAVLAELAARSWPAALAAVVTATAAGRFGVTLACRRGIPAARPEGLGALVAGTVGPVAVAAGAVAVALPALAAVPGRPWQGPLAVAVALGAVLLLLRHLVRRLGGITGDVLGASVEVATTLVYLGVVLSG
- a CDS encoding bifunctional adenosylcobinamide kinase/adenosylcobinamide-phosphate guanylyltransferase; this encodes MSVDGCNTVLVLGGIRSGKSEFAEALVADAVTVRYVATATGGDPDDAEWAARLAAHRNRRPETWTTEETGDDPRRLADVLASAQPHETLLVDDLGGWVTVLLDPAHQPADDTVTIAELAEAVRACPARLVLVSPEVGLSLVPTTPLGRAFADALGSANRAVADACDAVALVVAGQACWLKRSDAPSSDAAGSPSVPSPVDPAPVDPAAPNGHRAGIPAQAGPSEPDTPATTVAPGAGAPVAEAVLPEVLTPAVPPAAQPADGAGWAAPTMTLPMVATGLVIQSGMELPLPDEYAGPQAVERLATRDVPGAGLGVLERVVGFAAATQGTPTPQPWGPVRVLLLHGDHEGGASAGSTAGESARRAAQARAGVGVLARLAAENGATLQVVDAPTAAPMEVGAALTAEAVESALRHGWRLAEEAADAGVHLLVLAACGAGTEAAAAAVLAATAGAEPPAVLGRVVRDGTVDDTAWMIRCAAVRDALHRTRHASRDAKTVLTELGGGDIAVATGILLGATARRLPVLLDGPVGVAAGMVSRDLAGQARHWCLLPDHGGHPAVRLAADVLGLSPLLDLRLDLGEGANALAALPLLRSVLALSAALPAREGDAGPAGEPADEESPEFAEPEPAGPGPATTGSDDEERTDAPDRHAG
- a CDS encoding AMP-dependent synthetase/ligase produces the protein MRDVAVAPVVTGVGVGGVAGMVWENARRDPEAVLFLRPDPDHRAWPSPQRVADGVAPVTCRQFRDEVVALARGFVAAGVAAGDRVGLMSRTRYEWTLADYALWSIGAVPVPVYDTSSPDQVAWILADAGAVACVVETAGHARTLAGLRPDLPALRLVWQIDAGALVDLVERGHIVDPETVAARRCAVGGDDIATIVYTSGTTGRPKGCVLTHRNILLDVGNATAVLPELFRAEASTVLFLPLAHAFARLVQVGAVRTRATLVHVADPSGLVDQLQRFRPTFVLAVPRVFEKLHDRIRQRPGGRRRAGIALRGWATEAAYRVAVAYSRRLDTPAGPGAALRLARLLCDVAAYRRVRRVLGGRCRVAIVGGAPVGERMTHFFRGAGILLLEGYGLTETSPALAVNRPSALRIGTVGRPLPGVRLAIAGDGEVLVRGDVVFRGYWNNPEATREAFTADGWLRTGDLGSVDADGYLRITGRKKELIVTASGKNVAPAPIEARIRAHPLVSQCMLVGDGRPYVAALVTVDPRRFARWRDAHGRPGASVAELREDPALRREIQTAVDLANRSVSHAEAVKTFRILPGDLTEAAGELTPTLKVRRDVVRERYAADVAALYPDR